The sequence TTGTTGCAGCTGGTGTGAAGGCTGATTTATATGAAAACTTTACGGATGTGGACTCGGTTTATTGTGTAAACCCAAAAATTGTTCATTCTCCACAAGAGATTAATGAATTAACGTATAAAGAGATGCGTGAACTTTCCTATGCTGGTTTTTCTGTATTCCATGATGAAGCACTCATTCCTGCTTTTAAGGCGAAGATTCCTGTATCCATCAAGAATACCAACCATCCAGAGAAAAAAGGAACAATGATATCAGCAACAAGAGATATAACTAACGGTCCAGTAGTTGGGATAGCTAGTGATAATGGCTTTATTAGTATTTATGTTAGTAAATATCTAATGAACCGTGAGAAAGGTTTTGGCCGTCACTTATTGCAAATTTTAGAAGAAGAGGATATTTCCTTTGAACATGCACCATCTGGAATTGATGATATGTCCGTCATACTAAGAGAGAATCAGTTGACTCCAGAGAAAGAAAAAATAGTCATCCAGCGAATCAAGCAAGAACTAAAAGTGGATACAGTGACGATTGATCGTGACTTAGCTATGATTATGATTGTGGGGGAAGGCATGAATAGTACGATTGGTGTTACAAGTAAAGCATCCACAGCCTTCTCTGATGCAGGTGTTAATATTGAAATGATTAACCAAGGATCATCAGAAGTGTCCATGATGTTTGGTGTGAAAGCAGAAAGGTTAGAACCAGCTGTTCAATCGTTATATAAAGCATTTTTTGAAACGAAATAAAGAAAAGCACAAGTGCCCGTCTAGCACGTACAAACTACTGCCCGCAATGTTGCTGCACGATGCAGCGGTCTTAATCGAACCTCCATCATCCCAGAACCTTTTCTAAAGCCTTAGGAGATAAAGGAAACACGAAGAACGAAGTGATTCAATGTTGACTTATCGTAAGGAGGAGGAAGTTTGCTAGTCGCTGGGCACTGGAGCTAGACACGTAAGCGCCACAAACTTATACTTTACTAACGAAAACAAAGCTGAAGAAGTCTAATTAGACTTCTTCAGCTTTTCTTTTGTGCATATTGTATTAATTCACCTGGCGTTTTAATGCCTAAATTGATACAGTCCTGTAACAATTTTTGAAATAACTCAGCGGTCATCGTAGCATCATTCAATGCATGGTGTCTATCTAGTTTACATATGCCAAGTTCTGTAATGATGTTGTCGAGCTGAAATTTCTTGTTTGGATATAAATGTTTGACCAACGATTGAGCATCAAGGGAATGGGGGGTTTTTACAGGTAGCTTCCATCTCTTTAGCATAGTTTGGAGAAAATTCATATCAAATGCAGCAGGATATGCAACGAGAATGGAGTCCTTGCTGAATTTAAGGAAGTTATAATAGGCATCACAAAAAGAATGACCATTCCTTAAGTCTTCACGAGACATCCCTGTTAACTCAAGTGTGCGATTTGGAACAGGTCTAATAGGATAAATATGCTGATGGAAACGTTCGTACTGTATATGTTGTGTGCCATGTATACGGATGGCTCCAATTGATATGATCTCATGTCCAACTTCTGGTAATAGTCCAGTCGTTTCTAAATCAAATATCGTAAATGGGGCCGTGGATAGATCCATATTCAAAAGGTCTTTGTTTCTTTCAAAATGCTCTAAACGAATTTTTAACTCCGTGTAATCTGCTGTTCTTAAGTAAGGTCTGATTTTATAAGCATATAGGGGTTTTTCGAACAGTATATACTTTAGGATTTCTAAATCAATTGGTAGCACTATACCACCCGATTTCGGTTATAGCTCAACTCAAGTACCTGTTGGAGTCGTTTTGCTATAAGGAGTGCGTCTCTTAATTCTTTTCGTTCAGATTTGTTCAAAGAAACTAAACTGATATCATTAGACAATGGTTGGTCATGACGGATTTCTTTTAAGTTTTGTTCAAGTCGAAATTTTAATAAACGATGCAGAGAAAGCTTAGCATTTTCAGCATCTCTAGGGTGAAAACGTTCATGTTCTTCTAAAACATCAAGACGCTTAATACTATTCACTTCTTCCACGCCATATTTGATTGTATAAATTCGGACAGCATTCACTATTTGCATAATCGAGGATTTCTTTAGATTGAGAACACGCGTCCTACCAGTTGCGGTGATTCTACCAAAGGGCTGGATGGGAACGCGGAAGCGAAGCGTATCCTTCATAAGCAATTGCTGGAGATTTAAGGAGCGTTGAACGCGCTTCGTTACATATTCTCTTAATTGATAGGCGAGCGAAAAGTCCCCAACAATTGGCCGAAAGTCCATAAAAATGGTGAAGTCTCTAATTTCTTCTGCATCCATTTTATCCAACCATGTATGGATGGCATTGAACCATGATTGTAGTGACTTTCTCCATTTAGTCTCTTTTGCCATGATTTCACCAGAACATAATGGAAATCCACATGATTCTAGCATATAATTGATCTTCTCTGTGAATATCTGAAAAAATTCTTCAATTTCTTCTTTGTTATCGAGGTGCTCATAGTTATCAATGATAATCCCATTATCCTGGTCAGTACTGAAAGCTTGCTCTTTTCTTCCTTCACTCCCCATTACGATAAAGCAATAATTTATTGGTGGTGTACCATATCCTTCTTTTAACATTGCTTGTTCAGCTAGATGGATGACTTGGTTATGAATTTCGTCATTATAACTAGAAATTAATTCGCATACGTCATAAGCAAACATTTGATCTTTTAGTAATTGTGACACGAATTCCTGGAATGATTCGTTATATCTAGGAGCAAGACTCATTAATGCTTCTAGAGTTGGAGCTTTTTGAATTTGATAACGTAAGTCAAAATATACTGAATCGTGCATTTTTAAGAAAGAGGTTTGTCGTAATTGTCCGACAACCTTATATCTGTGTAACACTGGTATTATGCTAGCAGGGTTATGCTTTAAATAAGAGATAGCATCATAAATAAAGTCGCGTTCAGAGACGAAGCAAGGTTCCTCTTTTACATAATCTTTAACATGGCTTTGAAAGTCATGTTTTAAGTATGCTTTAAAGATATCTTGATAATTTAATACCCCTAGCAATCTTTGTTCGTCATCGCATACAATTAACCCTCCAGCTTTTTGGGTTTCCATTTTTTCTACTGCTTCGAATAATGTGTTTTCTGAACTGATAAGTGTAGGAGATTCAGAATAGGTTAGGACGCGTTGCTTAAATAAATCACGATCATGAGAGTCATCATCAGTGTCTTTTGCTTTGTGTTTAATCTCATGATAGAGACTTTTCATTAAATTGCTGATACCTTCCATAACAACTTTTGAGAAATCTTGATTTTCAGACATAACCTCTAAAAAATTCGCTTTATTAAAACGGAGCGTTTTTGTTTCCTCTAAAGCTTGTACGGAAAACTTCATCTCACCACTTGTTAGCATAATCATAATTCCAATAAGATCATTAGGATAGTAAAAACGTACTGATATTTGTTTTCCGTTGTCCTTGTGCATAATATTTTTTGCGAGTCCAGTTAATACGAAATAAATATCTATATCTTCTTCATCTTCGTCCTCGTGAAAAATGAATTGATTCGTATGAAAAGATTGTAGAGAAGCACCAGTGAAGATTTTATTCCATTGTTCTTCTGTTAATAAATTAAATGGATGTTGCGTTTTAAAAATCTCTAAATATTTTTCCAAGAAAGCTTCCCTCCTTATGTATAAGACTAAGTACTTTTAAAAAGTAAAGAAAGTATAACTTATGGCGCTTACATGTATAGCTCCAGTGCCCAGCGACTAAACTTCCTGCCCCGCCTTGCAATAAGTCAGCATCGAATCGCTATTGCTCTCCGTGTTTCCTTTATCTCCTAAGGCTTTAGAGAAGGTTCTGGGATGATGGAGGTTCGATTAAGACCCGCTACATCGTGCAGCAAATCGAACCAACCCACGTCCTGTGGGCAGCAGTTTGTACGTCGCTAGACGGGCACTTGCGCTTTTCTTTAGCATTCTTTAGTATAGCAAAAATTAACACCATAAGCTTAAAAGAGTAAAAAACGTCTCACTAAAAGTATGTTAATGGTTATCCTGTGTAGGTCGATACGATGGCTGGTAGACATTGTATAACTTATAACGTTATTAACTAGCATTTATATAAGTATCTATATAACAAAAAAGAGGACGAATGTAACGTCCTCTCCGGTGCATTATGATTTAAAGCGTCCTTCTGTTTTTCCTAGTTTTCTATCTCTGTATAAAATGAAGCCTGCAATGAATGCAAGACCTAATAAAAATAATAAAAAACCCGCAATAAATTGAAACCATAAGGTGAACAATATTGGGTATTCTATCCCGAATAGCGTATCACGCATGATCTTGATTCCTAGAACAGCAAGCGCACCGGGGATAACCAAGATAAAAAGGGCTATAATTCGGATCATTAACGGTCTCTCCCTCTCTGTAACTTCCAGTTTTAGTATAGCAAACTACTCACATCATGAAAAGAACAATGAGACTTGCCATATTGTGCAGGTTGACGTATAGTTGAAGTGTGCAAATAATTGCAAGGTGATGATGGATATGAAACGAGTACTTGTTGTAGGGGGAGGGAAAGGTGGTACAGCACTTTTAACTCTTTTAAGCGGGACGGAAATGATGGAAATTGTAGCAGTTGTTGATATTTATGAAGATGCACCAGGGGTTCAACTTGCTAAACAAAACAACATTCGAACAGGTCAAGATTGGAAGCGTTGGATTCATGAAGACATAGATATTGTGATAGAGGCAACAGGGGACGAAGATGTTTTCGAAGAGTTATTGCAAGAACGATCAAAGAAGACAGTCGTCATCCCAGGTTCTGTAGCGTACATAACCTCTGAGCTGTTAGAGGAAAAAAACAACTTATTATCTGAATTAAAACGGCAAACCAAGAACCAAGAGCTTATTCTAAACTCCATTCATGATGGTATGGTAGTAATCAATAGTGAAGAAAAGGTTACATTCATGAATCGGAGTGCAGAAAGAATCTTAGGATTTAAGAAAGAAGAAGGTACATCAAAGAATATACAAGAACTAATTCCAACAACAAGACTCCCAGAAGTACTAAAAGTTCGTCGTAAAGAAGTAAATCAGAAGCTTGAATTAGAAAATGGACGTAAGATTGTTACTACCAGGATTCCTTTGATAGGTGCTGACAATGAGTTAATGGGAGCTTTTTCTGTATTTAAAGATATTACAGAGGTAGTTGATTTAGCAGAAGAAATTACAGATTTAAAAGAAGTTAAAACAATGTTAGAGGCAATTATTCAATCCTCTGAAGAAGCAATATCTGTAGTAGATGAAAATGGATTGGGAACTATGATCAATCCTGCCTATACAAGAATAACTGGACTTACAGAGAAAGAAATCGTTGGTCAACCTGCAACAGCAGACATATCAGAAGGGGAGAGCATGCACATGCGTGTGTTGCAAACCCGCCGTCCAGTTCGTGGAGTTCGAATGAGCGTAGGTCCAGCAAAAAAAGAAGTATTAGTGAATGTAGCTCCAGTAATAGTTGATGGAAAGTTAAAGGGTAGCGTGGGAGTGCTGCATGATGTATCTGAAATCCAGTCCCTTACAAGTGAGCTAAAGAAAGCGCGACAAATTATTCGTAATCTCGAAGCGAAGTACACGTTCGATGATATTATTGGTGATTCTCCTGAGATGACGTTGGCTTTGGAACAGGCAAGAGTAGGTGCAAAAACACCTGCGACTGTTCTACTACGTGGAGAATCAGGTACTGGGAAAGAATTATTTGCTCATGCTATTCATAATGAAAGCAATCGACGACACAATAAATTTATTCGTGTGAATTGTGCTTCGATTGCAGAATCTATTCTTGAAAGTGAATTATTCGGATATGAGGAAGGTGCCTTTTCAGGAGCGAAACGTGGAGGGAAAAGGGGACTATTTGAAGAAGCGAATCATGGGAGTATTTTTTTAGATGAAATAGGGGAACTCTCCCTTCATATGCAAGCCAAGTTGCTTCGTGTCCTTCAAGAACATGAAATTGTACGTGTTGGTGGAACCAAGCCAATTAACATAGATGTACGTGTGATAGCTGCCACGAATGTGAAAATGGAGAAAGCGATTGTAGAACATACATTTAGAGAAGACTTATATTACAGGTTGAATCGTTTGCCTATTTTTATTCCTCCATTGCGGGAAAGACATTCGGATATACCTGGTCTAGTTTTGCATCTTATCCAAAAACTAAACCAAGATTATGGACGGAATGTAAGGGAGATTAATGAGGAAGCATTAAGGTACCTACAAGGCTATGATTGGCCCGGGAATGTAAGAGAACTTGAAAATATTATTGGACGAGCAATGATTTATATGTCGATGAATGAAGAAGAAATCCTTTTATCACATATCCCTGAATTGTGGCAACATCCTAAACATTCCACGGACGAGAGTGAAACCCTTACAGAAGGGTGGAATGGAAAGAATCTTCAAGAGACGTTGGATTTATATGAAAAGAAAGTTCTCAAGGAGGCGTATCGATCTAATCAGTTTAACAAGACAAAGACAGCTAAAGCGTTAGGAGTCTCTATTAGGAACTTATATTATAAATTAGATAAATACCAAATTGACAGAGATAGCATGCAAGATTTTTCATAGTAAGCAAAACATTGCACATCTCCCACGCCTTCGTTAAAGCGCTTTCAGACATTGTGTAGTTGGCATGGTTTTTGCACATGGTTAATAGAGAAGGATGAGTGATATGAAGTTAAACACATTATTGGAACAAGTAGACAAAACATATCAAAAGAAAGTAGCTGTTGCTCAGGCAGCAGATGAAGGGATATTAAAAGCAATTCAACTTGCTGTTGACTCTCAACTAGCTCGCTTTCAATTATTTGGTGATAAGAGTGTTATTACCAACCTTGCACAAAGTATATCCTTAGATCTAAATAGAGAAGAGCTTGAAGTAATCCACGTAAGCGAATTGGAGCAAACTCCAATCCAAGCTGTTAAAGCTGTTTCAAATGGTGAAGCTGATGTGGTTATGAAAGGAAATATCGATACCAAAACACTACTCAAGGCTGTTCTGAACAAAGAATATGGTCTCCGAACAAAGAAAGTTTTATCTCATGTTGCTTTATTTGAGATACCTAATCAAGAACGACTTATTATGCTTACCGATTCAGGTATGAATCTGGAGCCTAATCTCGAGGAGAAAGCGCAAATTATTTCAAATGCTGTGCAAGTAGCTAAAGCTATTGGAATGGAACTACCTAAAGTAGCCCCATTAGCAGCAGTTGAAATAGTCAATCCAACTATGCAGCCTACAGTCGATGCAGCATCGCTTACTCAAATGCAGCGTAGAGGTCAAATCGAGGGTTGTGTAGTGGATGGCCCATTAGCATTTGATAATGCAGTGTCACAAGAGGCTGCCCAACAAAAAGGGATTAAGTCAGAAGTAGCTGGAAAAGCTGATATTCTACTTGCCCCTTCCATCGAAGTTGCGAATGCACTATACAAATCATTTATTTATTTCTCAAATGCTAAGGTTGCCGGAATAATAAACGGTGCCAAAGCCCCGATAGTTTTAACCTCTCGTGCTGATTCAGCTGAGAGTAAATTATATTCACTAGTATTAGCCTTACTAACTTCGCAAAGATCATAGAGGAGGAATCAATAATGGAAATTTTTAAGTATATGAAGGAATACGATTACGAGCAATTAGTATTTTGCCAAGATGAAGAATCAGGTTTGAAGGCGATTATCGCAATACATGATACAACACTAGGGCCAGCACTGGGTGGGACGCGTATGTGGACATACGCTTCAGAGGATGAAGCTATTGAGGATGCCCTGCGACTATCTAAGGGAATGACATATAAGAATGCAGCAGCTGGACTGAACCTTGGTGGTGGAAAGACTGTTATTATTGGCGATCCAAAAACAGAGAAGAACGAAGAAATGTTCCGTGCATTTGGTCGATATATTCAAGGACTTAATGGGCGTTACATCACAGCTGAAGATGTAGGAACTACAGTTCATGACATGGACACGATTCATGAAGAGACCGATTATGTAACCGGAATTTCCCCAGCATTTGGGTCTTCTGGTAACCCTTCACCTGTAACAGCATATGGAGTTTATCGAGGTATGAAAGCTGCAGCTATGGAAGCATTTGGTTCTGATTCTCTAGAGGGGAAAGTTATTGCAGTTCAAGGTGTTGGAAATGTAGCTTATAATCTATGTAAACACCTTCACGAAGAAGGAGCTCAATTAATCGTAACGGATATTAATAAAGAAGCTGTGAATCGTGCAGTAGAAAACTTTGGAGCAAAAGCTGTGGAGACAGAAGAAATTTATGCTGTTGACTGTGATATTTACGCCCCATGTGCATTAGGAGCTACAATTAATGATGATACGATTCCGCAAATTAAGGCAAAAGTTATAGCTGGAGCGGCAAATAATCAGTTAAAAGAAGCTAGACATGGAGATATTATTCATGAAATGGGAATTGTCTATACTCCTGACTATGTGATCAATGCTGGTGGAGTTATAAACGTAGCCGATGAATTGTACGGATATAATTATGACCGTGCCATGAAACGTGTAGAAGGTTTATACGATACATGTACACGTGTTTTCGAGATTGCAAGACGCGACAATATTCCGACATACATGGCAGCAGATCGTATGGCGGAAGAGAGAATTGAAAAAATGCGTAAAACAAAAAGTACTTTTATACAAAATGAACATCACATTTTAAGTCGTCGCTAATCACATCTATTGGAGGTCAATATCTTGCAACAAACTTA is a genomic window of Pontibacillus yanchengensis containing:
- a CDS encoding aspartate kinase, with the translated sequence MKVAKFGGSSVASAAQLQKVANIIISDSNRKFVVVSAPGKRHSGDQKVTDLLIELGERSEHKEDFSSVLEALLTRFNEILEELNLSKEIVDEVKDNLLSILHGETVFTHRMDALKATGEDTLAKILSQYLNSLGHKSTYVHPKEAGIIVSDEPGRAQVLDESFDHLYKLRGKEEIQVIPGFYGYTKDNKLMAFPRGGSDITGSIVAAGVKADLYENFTDVDSVYCVNPKIVHSPQEINELTYKEMRELSYAGFSVFHDEALIPAFKAKIPVSIKNTNHPEKKGTMISATRDITNGPVVGIASDNGFISIYVSKYLMNREKGFGRHLLQILEEEDISFEHAPSGIDDMSVILRENQLTPEKEKIVIQRIKQELKVDTVTIDRDLAMIMIVGEGMNSTIGVTSKASTAFSDAGVNIEMINQGSSEVSMMFGVKAERLEPAVQSLYKAFFETK
- a CDS encoding exonuclease domain-containing protein: MLPIDLEILKYILFEKPLYAYKIRPYLRTADYTELKIRLEHFERNKDLLNMDLSTAPFTIFDLETTGLLPEVGHEIISIGAIRIHGTQHIQYERFHQHIYPIRPVPNRTLELTGMSREDLRNGHSFCDAYYNFLKFSKDSILVAYPAAFDMNFLQTMLKRWKLPVKTPHSLDAQSLVKHLYPNKKFQLDNIITELGICKLDRHHALNDATMTAELFQKLLQDCINLGIKTPGELIQYAQKKS
- a CDS encoding DUF294 nucleotidyltransferase-like domain-containing protein, with translation MEKYLEIFKTQHPFNLLTEEQWNKIFTGASLQSFHTNQFIFHEDEDEEDIDIYFVLTGLAKNIMHKDNGKQISVRFYYPNDLIGIMIMLTSGEMKFSVQALEETKTLRFNKANFLEVMSENQDFSKVVMEGISNLMKSLYHEIKHKAKDTDDDSHDRDLFKQRVLTYSESPTLISSENTLFEAVEKMETQKAGGLIVCDDEQRLLGVLNYQDIFKAYLKHDFQSHVKDYVKEEPCFVSERDFIYDAISYLKHNPASIIPVLHRYKVVGQLRQTSFLKMHDSVYFDLRYQIQKAPTLEALMSLAPRYNESFQEFVSQLLKDQMFAYDVCELISSYNDEIHNQVIHLAEQAMLKEGYGTPPINYCFIVMGSEGRKEQAFSTDQDNGIIIDNYEHLDNKEEIEEFFQIFTEKINYMLESCGFPLCSGEIMAKETKWRKSLQSWFNAIHTWLDKMDAEEIRDFTIFMDFRPIVGDFSLAYQLREYVTKRVQRSLNLQQLLMKDTLRFRVPIQPFGRITATGRTRVLNLKKSSIMQIVNAVRIYTIKYGVEEVNSIKRLDVLEEHERFHPRDAENAKLSLHRLLKFRLEQNLKEIRHDQPLSNDISLVSLNKSERKELRDALLIAKRLQQVLELSYNRNRVV
- a CDS encoding DUF2627 family protein; this encodes MIRIIALFILVIPGALAVLGIKIMRDTLFGIEYPILFTLWFQFIAGFLLFLLGLAFIAGFILYRDRKLGKTEGRFKS
- a CDS encoding sigma-54 interaction domain-containing protein codes for the protein MKRVLVVGGGKGGTALLTLLSGTEMMEIVAVVDIYEDAPGVQLAKQNNIRTGQDWKRWIHEDIDIVIEATGDEDVFEELLQERSKKTVVIPGSVAYITSELLEEKNNLLSELKRQTKNQELILNSIHDGMVVINSEEKVTFMNRSAERILGFKKEEGTSKNIQELIPTTRLPEVLKVRRKEVNQKLELENGRKIVTTRIPLIGADNELMGAFSVFKDITEVVDLAEEITDLKEVKTMLEAIIQSSEEAISVVDENGLGTMINPAYTRITGLTEKEIVGQPATADISEGESMHMRVLQTRRPVRGVRMSVGPAKKEVLVNVAPVIVDGKLKGSVGVLHDVSEIQSLTSELKKARQIIRNLEAKYTFDDIIGDSPEMTLALEQARVGAKTPATVLLRGESGTGKELFAHAIHNESNRRHNKFIRVNCASIAESILESELFGYEEGAFSGAKRGGKRGLFEEANHGSIFLDEIGELSLHMQAKLLRVLQEHEIVRVGGTKPINIDVRVIAATNVKMEKAIVEHTFREDLYYRLNRLPIFIPPLRERHSDIPGLVLHLIQKLNQDYGRNVREINEEALRYLQGYDWPGNVRELENIIGRAMIYMSMNEEEILLSHIPELWQHPKHSTDESETLTEGWNGKNLQETLDLYEKKVLKEAYRSNQFNKTKTAKALGVSIRNLYYKLDKYQIDRDSMQDFS
- the yqiS gene encoding phosphate butyryltransferase; this translates as MKLNTLLEQVDKTYQKKVAVAQAADEGILKAIQLAVDSQLARFQLFGDKSVITNLAQSISLDLNREELEVIHVSELEQTPIQAVKAVSNGEADVVMKGNIDTKTLLKAVLNKEYGLRTKKVLSHVALFEIPNQERLIMLTDSGMNLEPNLEEKAQIISNAVQVAKAIGMELPKVAPLAAVEIVNPTMQPTVDAASLTQMQRRGQIEGCVVDGPLAFDNAVSQEAAQQKGIKSEVAGKADILLAPSIEVANALYKSFIYFSNAKVAGIINGAKAPIVLTSRADSAESKLYSLVLALLTSQRS
- the bcd gene encoding branched-chain amino acid dehydrogenase; translation: MEIFKYMKEYDYEQLVFCQDEESGLKAIIAIHDTTLGPALGGTRMWTYASEDEAIEDALRLSKGMTYKNAAAGLNLGGGKTVIIGDPKTEKNEEMFRAFGRYIQGLNGRYITAEDVGTTVHDMDTIHEETDYVTGISPAFGSSGNPSPVTAYGVYRGMKAAAMEAFGSDSLEGKVIAVQGVGNVAYNLCKHLHEEGAQLIVTDINKEAVNRAVENFGAKAVETEEIYAVDCDIYAPCALGATINDDTIPQIKAKVIAGAANNQLKEARHGDIIHEMGIVYTPDYVINAGGVINVADELYGYNYDRAMKRVEGLYDTCTRVFEIARRDNIPTYMAADRMAEERIEKMRKTKSTFIQNEHHILSRR